The Prevotella sp. E2-28 genome includes the window GAGCGAGAACTGCAGTACAGCATTTCCTACGCCAGCATGAATATCTGCATTCGACTTGACGGTACCCTTTTCGTTCCTGCTGACCATACCGTTGATATGAACATCTCCCAGTCGCAATAGTTCGTCAGGTATCTGATTGAAAGACTGCTTACACTGTTGGAGCAGTGCATGCGAGATGTGTATATTGGGAATATCTACATGGCCCAGTATCTGTTTGCTGATATTGTTGGCATAACCCTTTGCCTGCAGTTCCAGAGAATGGTCACTGGAGGTGATAGACAACTTGGGGCAGTTGACAGCATCAGCAGAACCACTGACCGTACTTTCAAACTTAAACGTCTGCGGGAACGACTGCAGTTCAGGCATGAAGCACTTCAGGTCTGTGAGTACCAATGAGGGCGCATGGATAGCAGCCTGATACTGAATAGACTCCATTAGATGCTCACTGTCGTAGGTGGCGCAGATAGAGTCAAAATTAATCTCTGAGTGAGGCAGTTGGAGCTTGAATTCCTTGACTCGTGCTTCACGGTTGTTAGCCTCTAACCTCAATGACAGACGATCCACCTGAAGACCAGAAACCTCCTTGAAAGCCAGTCGCTTGACGTTCACATTGAGGGAGTCTGATTGTAACTCCTTTAGTATGATATGTGCGCTTATATCGCTCACTCTCAGATGCTTAGTGTTAAACTGTTGAGGTGTTTGTATAATGTCTCTCTGGTCGTAAGTAACGCTGGAGTGACGGATAATCAGTGAGTTGATACGCAGGTTCAATGAGCTGTTACTCGTTGTGTCCTGAGAAGCCAGAGAATCGAGCACGAACTGGAAGTTAGGTGCTGATAGCGAGTCGGTCTTGTAGAGCATGGCATGAGTGCCGAAGAGCTGTGCCGACGAGATAGAGATGCGTCCTTTAGCCAAGGGAAGAAACTCAATCTTTGCCGTCAAGCGACCTACTCGCAACATCTCCTCCTGCGCCTGATCGTACACGAGTACATCATCAAGTATCAGACGGTTGGGGAATCCCAGTTCCACACGACTGATATTGACCTCCGTACCCAGTTCATCAGAAAGGGCACTGGCAACCTGCTTACCAAGGAATTCCTGAGTGCATGAAAGGTGAATAAGTATTACAAAACCGACGTAAAGAGCCAGCAAGCTCCATACGCACCAATTGATGATATGTTTGAGTTTATTCACCTTTTCTGTCAAATCCAGTTGGCAATTGTAAATACACTGCCAAAAAATTATGTGCAAATTTACTACAAAAGATTGGATTCTGTGTTTTTTCCAACATCTTTTCTTCTCTCTTATCCTAATTTTTATTAATTTTGCAGCCTAAAAGGAACAATCAAACCAATTTTTTCAATATGGCAAATGTTATTAGGCTACGTAAAGGCTTAGACATTCACCTTCAAGGAAAAGCTGAGGAAACGAAAATGAACCTCAAATCGAACGGGCATTTCGCATTAGTGCCTGACGATTTTGAAGGCGTCGTTCCCAAGGTCGTTGTCCGTGAAGGTGACATTGTTAAAGCCGGGGATGCTTTGTTTGTAAACAAGCTCTATCCCGAAGTTCGTTTCGCCTCGCCTGTCAGTGGTAAAGTAACTGCTGTGGAGCGTGGCGAACGTCGTAAAGTGCTTTGCGTTAAGGTGGAAGCCGACGCTGAGCAGCAGTATGTGGATTTTGGTAAGAAGGATGTGTCGTCACTAGACGGTAAGGCCGTTGTTGACGCTCTCCTTGAGGCAGGTCTCTTTGGTTATATCAACCAGCTGCCTTATGCTATTTCCACTAATCCTTCTGTGATGCCGAAGTCAATCTTCGTGTCAGCACTGCGCGACAAACCATTGGCTGGTAGTTTTGAGTTTGAAGTGAAGGATCAGGTGGTAGATTTTCAGACTGGTCTTATCGCTCTGTCGAAGATTGCAAAGACCTATGTGGGCTTTGGCGAGGATTCGGCTCTCCTTCCTGAACTCTCAGCTGTTGATAACCTGGAGTTCAATGTGTTCAAGGGTAAGTGTCCTGCAGGTAACGTAGGCGTACAGGTCAACCACATTGACCCAGTAAACAAGGGTGAGGTGGTTTGGACTATCGGTGACCCCTCTGTGGTGCTGTTCATTGGTCGCCTCTTTAACACTGGTAAGGTGAACCTGAGTCGTACAGTAGCACTCTGTGGTAGTGAGGTGAAGAAACCCTGCTACGTGGATATGCTGGTAGGCGAGGAGCTCTCTACGCTGCTCAGCAACAGTTATGAGGCTGATCACTCTGTGCGTATTATTAATGGTAACGTGCTGACGGGTACTGTAACTACAAAGGACGGCTACCTGGGTGCACACACCAGTGAGATTACAGTGATTCCTGAGGGTGACGACAATAACGAGATGCTGGGATGGATTATGCCCCGCTTCGGACAGTTCTCAGTGAACCGCAGTTATTTCTCTTGGCTCTTCGGCAAGAAGGCATACGCACTGGATGCCCGTGTGAAGGGTGGTGAGCGCCACATGATTATGAGTGGTGAGTACGACAAGGTGCTGCCTATGGATATCTATGGTGAATACCTCATCAAGGCTATCATTGCTGGCGACATTGACAAGATGGAGCAGTTGGGTATCTACGAGGTTTCTCCTGAGGACTTTGCTCTGGCTGAGTTTGTTGACTCTTCTAAGTTGGAACTCCAGCGCATCGTTCGCGAGGGATTGAATAATTTACGTAAAGAAAACGCATAACGACGATGAAAGCACTAAGAAATTATCTCGATAAGATAAAGCCTTCCTTTGAGAAGGATGGCAAACTGCACGCTTTCCGTAGCCTCTTCGATGGTTTTGAGACCTTCCTCTTCGTGCCTAACACAACGGCAAAGAAGGGTGTTCACATCCATGATGCTATCGACTCGAAGCGTATTATGAGTATGGTGGTCATTGCTTTGATGCCTGCTTTGCTCTTTGGTATGTATAATGTAGGTTATCAGAACGCACTGGCTTCAGGCATTGATGCTACATGCATGGATATGTTTATCTATGGTATGCTGGCTGTGCTGCCAAAGATCCTCGTTTCTTACGTTGTAGGTCTGGGTATTGAGTTTGCCTGGGCACAGTGGAAGGGTGAGGAGATTCAGGAGGGCTTCCTCGTGAGTGGTATTCTGATTCCCCTGATTGTTCCTGTGAACCTGCCTTTGTGGATGCTCGCTATCGCAGTGGCTTTCGCTGTGATTATCGGTAAGGAAATCTTTGGTGGTACAGGTATGAACATCTTCAACCCCGCTTTGATGGCTCGTGCCTTCCTCTTCTTTGCTTATCCTCAGAAGATGACGGGCGACCAGGCTTGGATTTCTGACAGTCCTATCTTCGGCTTCGGAGGTCAGGTTGCTGATGGCTTCTCTGGTGCTACACCGCTGGCTAACCTCAGCGAATACACCTTCACGATGGATGCTGTCTATGGTTTGATTCCCGGTTCTATTGGTGAGACCTCTGTTATCGCCATTGCTATTGGTGCTGTGATTCTGCTCTGCACAGGCATTGCTTCTTGGAAGATTATGCTGAGTGTCTTTGCAGGTGGTATCCTGACAGGCCTGTTGTTTGAGAACCTTGAGATGACACCTATCCACTGGTACGAACACATCGCCCTGGGTGGCTTCTGCTTTGGTGCTGTATTTATGGCTACCGACCCTGTTACCTCAAGTCGTACAGAGTGTGGTAAGTGGATTTATGGTTTCATGATTGGTGTCGTAGCTATCGTGGTGCGCGTGATGAACCCAGGCTTCCCCGAGGGCATGATGCTGGCTATCCTGCTGATGAACATGTTTGCACCTGCCATCGACTACTTCGTGGTAGATCGTAATATTTCAAAACGTTTGAAGAGAGGAGGTACAAAATGAAACTGAATACAAACAGCAACGCGTACATTATTATTTATAGCGCGATAATGGTGCTTATTGTGGCTTTCTTGCTGGCTTTCGTTTCTCAGACGCTGAAGCCCATGCAGGATGCTAACGTAGCCCTTGATACTGAGAAGCAGATCCTGAACTCGCTGAACCTGCGTGGTCTGAGCGATGAAGAGGCTCATGCTACTTACGAGAAGATTGTGAAGTATGACGAGGCACAGAAGGTTTATGTCTGCACCCTCGAGAATGGTGATGTGAAGTATGTGCTCCCCTTGAAGGGTCAGGGCATGTGGGGTGGCATCAGCTGCTTCCTGGCTATCGACAGCGACAAGAATACTGTCTATGGCGCTTATTTCAACCATGAGAGTGAGACTGCCGGTCTGGGTGCTGAGATTAAGGACAATGCCGATTGGCAGGCTAAGTTCCAGGGGAAGAAGATCTTTGCTGATGAGACGAAAGAGACGCTTGCCCTCTCTGTGGAAAAGAACGTCAACAACGAGACAACGGTAGATGCTGTTACCGGTGCTACTGTCACCTCTACAGCTGTGAGCAAGATGCTGCAGGAGCAGTTGGCCAAGTATCAGGACTTCCTCCTCAGCGAATAATATTTTAATTTTTAAATTCTTAAATTTTTAAATTTAAATATGGCATTATTCAGTAAACAAAATAAAGAGGCGTTCACCAATCCGTTGAACCTCGATCACCCCATTCTGGTGCAGGTGCTGGGTATCTGCTCGGCATTGGCTGTGACCAGTCAGTTGAAGCCTGCTATCGTGATGGGTCTTGCTGTTACGGTGATTACGGCTTTTGCTAATGTGATTATTTCTATTCTCCGCAACACCATCCCCAACCGCATTCGTATCGTGGTGCAGTTGGTGGTTGTGGCAGCGCTGGTAACTATCGTTTCTCAGATTCTGAAGGCCTTCGTCTATGACGTCAGCGTACAGCTCTCAGTGTATGTAGGTCTGATTATTACCAACTGTATCCTGATGGGTCGTTTGGAAGCATTCGCTATGCAGAACAAGCCCTGGCCTTCATTCCTCGATGGTGTAGGTAATGGTATCGGCTATGCCATGATTCTGATTATCGTGGGTGCTGTGCGTGAGTTCTTTGGACGCGGTTCGCTGCTGGGCTTCCAGATTATCGATTGCAAGGACTTTAATAACGGTATGATGACTATGCCTGCTATGGCTTTGATTCTGGTGGGAATCGTCATCTGGATTCATAGAGCATATTTTTATAAGGAGAAATAAGAATTATGGAACACGCAATAAGTTTATTCTTTAGGTCGATTTTCGTCGACAACATGATATTCGCGTTCTTCCTTGGTATGTGCTCATTCCTGGCCGTATCAAAGAATGTGAAGACATCACTGGGACTTGGACTTGCAGTTACCTTCGTACTGCTGGTTACTGTACCTGTTGACTATCTGCTCCAGACTAAGGTGCTCTCTGAGAATGGCATCTTCGGCATGGACCTCTCGTATCTCTCGTTCATCCTTTTCATCGCCGTCATTGCAGGTATCGTGCAGTTGGTGGAGATGATTGTAGAGAAGTACTCTCCCTCGCTCTATGCCGCACTGGGTATCTTCCTCCCTCTGATTGCCGTGAACTGTGCCATCATGGGTGCTTCACTGTTCATGCAGCAGCGCATCCTGCTTGATCCCTCTGAGACGAAGGCTATCACCAGTGTTGCTGATGCCTTGGTTTACGCATTGGGTTCTGGTATTGGTTGGACATTGGCTATCGTGGCTATGGGTGCCATTCGTGAGAAAATGCAGTATAGTGATGTTCCCAAGCCCCTGCAGGGTCTTGGCATCACCTTCATCACCGTGGGTCTGATGGCTATGGCGATGATGTGTTTCAGTGGTCTTAAAATCTAAGAGGAGGGCGTTATGTTTATAGTAAATAGTATCATCGTTTTCCTGGTGACGATCATTGCTATCGTCATCATCCTGCTCGTTGCGAAGAAATACCTTTCTCCCAGCGGTAACGTGAATATCACAGTAAATGGTGACAGGGTACTCAACGTGCCTCAGGGTAACAACCTGATGGCTACCCTTAACGAGAATGGCATCTTCCTGCCTTCTGCCTGTGGTGGTAAGGCCTCTTGTGGACAGTGTAAGGTACAGGTGCTCGAAGGTGGTGGCGAGATTCTCGATAGTGAAAAACCTCACTTCACTCGTAAGCAGATTAAGGACCACTGGCGCCTGGGTTGCCAGTGCAAGGTGAAGGGCGACCTGAAGATTCATGTTGATGAGTCTATCCTGGGCGTTAAGGAGTACGAGTGTACCGTTATCTCAAATAAGAACGTGGCTACCTTCATTAAGGAGTTCAAGGTACAGCTGCCTGCTGGTGCTCACATGGACTTCCTGCCTGGTTCTTATGCTCAGATCCGTATTCCTAAGTTCGATTGCATCGACTACGATAAGGACTTCGACAAGAGCCTGATTGGTGATGAGTATCTGCCCGCGTGGGAGAAGTTCGGACTGTTCCCCTTGAAGTGTAAGAACCCCGAGGACACTATCCGTGCTTACTCAATGGCCAACTATCCTGCTGAGGGTGATGTGTTCATGTTGACTGTTCGTATCGCAACACCTCCCTTCAAGGCCGATCGTAGTGGCTTCATGGATGTGAACCCAGGTATCGCTTCATCTTACATCTTCTCACTGAAACCTGGCGACAAGGTGATTATGAGTGGTCCTTTTGGTGACTTCCACCCACACTTCGACTCTAAGAAGGA containing:
- a CDS encoding FMN-binding protein, which gives rise to MNTNSNAYIIIYSAIMVLIVAFLLAFVSQTLKPMQDANVALDTEKQILNSLNLRGLSDEEAHATYEKIVKYDEAQKVYVCTLENGDVKYVLPLKGQGMWGGISCFLAIDSDKNTVYGAYFNHESETAGLGAEIKDNADWQAKFQGKKIFADETKETLALSVEKNVNNETTVDAVTGATVTSTAVSKMLQEQLAKYQDFLLSE
- a CDS encoding Na(+)-translocating NADH-quinone reductase subunit A; this encodes MANVIRLRKGLDIHLQGKAEETKMNLKSNGHFALVPDDFEGVVPKVVVREGDIVKAGDALFVNKLYPEVRFASPVSGKVTAVERGERRKVLCVKVEADAEQQYVDFGKKDVSSLDGKAVVDALLEAGLFGYINQLPYAISTNPSVMPKSIFVSALRDKPLAGSFEFEVKDQVVDFQTGLIALSKIAKTYVGFGEDSALLPELSAVDNLEFNVFKGKCPAGNVGVQVNHIDPVNKGEVVWTIGDPSVVLFIGRLFNTGKVNLSRTVALCGSEVKKPCYVDMLVGEELSTLLSNSYEADHSVRIINGNVLTGTVTTKDGYLGAHTSEITVIPEGDDNNEMLGWIMPRFGQFSVNRSYFSWLFGKKAYALDARVKGGERHMIMSGEYDKVLPMDIYGEYLIKAIIAGDIDKMEQLGIYEVSPEDFALAEFVDSSKLELQRIVREGLNNLRKENA
- the nqrE gene encoding NADH:ubiquinone reductase (Na(+)-transporting) subunit E — translated: MEHAISLFFRSIFVDNMIFAFFLGMCSFLAVSKNVKTSLGLGLAVTFVLLVTVPVDYLLQTKVLSENGIFGMDLSYLSFILFIAVIAGIVQLVEMIVEKYSPSLYAALGIFLPLIAVNCAIMGASLFMQQRILLDPSETKAITSVADALVYALGSGIGWTLAIVAMGAIREKMQYSDVPKPLQGLGITFITVGLMAMAMMCFSGLKI
- a CDS encoding NADH:ubiquinone reductase (Na(+)-transporting) subunit D gives rise to the protein MALFSKQNKEAFTNPLNLDHPILVQVLGICSALAVTSQLKPAIVMGLAVTVITAFANVIISILRNTIPNRIRIVVQLVVVAALVTIVSQILKAFVYDVSVQLSVYVGLIITNCILMGRLEAFAMQNKPWPSFLDGVGNGIGYAMILIIVGAVREFFGRGSLLGFQIIDCKDFNNGMMTMPAMALILVGIVIWIHRAYFYKEK
- the nqrF gene encoding NADH:ubiquinone reductase (Na(+)-transporting) subunit F: MFIVNSIIVFLVTIIAIVIILLVAKKYLSPSGNVNITVNGDRVLNVPQGNNLMATLNENGIFLPSACGGKASCGQCKVQVLEGGGEILDSEKPHFTRKQIKDHWRLGCQCKVKGDLKIHVDESILGVKEYECTVISNKNVATFIKEFKVQLPAGAHMDFLPGSYAQIRIPKFDCIDYDKDFDKSLIGDEYLPAWEKFGLFPLKCKNPEDTIRAYSMANYPAEGDVFMLTVRIATPPFKADRSGFMDVNPGIASSYIFSLKPGDKVIMSGPFGDFHPHFDSKKEMIWVGGGAGMAPLRAQIMHMTKTLHTTDREMHYFYGARALNEVFYLEDFLGLEKEYPNFHFHLALDRPDPAADAAGVKYTPGFVHNVMYETYLKDHEAPEDIEYYMCGPGPMSKAVVSMLDSLGVDPESIMYDNFGG
- a CDS encoding NADH:ubiquinone reductase (Na(+)-transporting) subunit B, translating into MKALRNYLDKIKPSFEKDGKLHAFRSLFDGFETFLFVPNTTAKKGVHIHDAIDSKRIMSMVVIALMPALLFGMYNVGYQNALASGIDATCMDMFIYGMLAVLPKILVSYVVGLGIEFAWAQWKGEEIQEGFLVSGILIPLIVPVNLPLWMLAIAVAFAVIIGKEIFGGTGMNIFNPALMARAFLFFAYPQKMTGDQAWISDSPIFGFGGQVADGFSGATPLANLSEYTFTMDAVYGLIPGSIGETSVIAIAIGAVILLCTGIASWKIMLSVFAGGILTGLLFENLEMTPIHWYEHIALGGFCFGAVFMATDPVTSSRTECGKWIYGFMIGVVAIVVRVMNPGFPEGMMLAILLMNMFAPAIDYFVVDRNISKRLKRGGTK